A genomic window from Companilactobacillus alimentarius DSM 20249 includes:
- a CDS encoding DUF1565 domain-containing protein gives MKITIGNQNNNDEQLTKAIIDAKDGDVIELLPGTYFSKDNPFICTIGRNITLIGKSAHKNDTTIYASFTIGDQNIIIFKNLNISYTANGENTLSAYDGAKVYGNNITINRQTSDDWDTIYGQNSFFSFKDSEILTGRKVKAIGISLEKSKLFADNTSIQLLFQKNSQTLLRDTKIYHKIELRRHSSLYFKDLTIDSSKVRVKNDLAVKTSSNISGQNLTFLRKNPQIRILNSRFNVDQFQPKPEIIHFKFDQDSQIQADGKLPTNHQT, from the coding sequence ATGAAAATCACAATTGGCAATCAAAATAATAACGATGAACAACTCACCAAGGCTATTATTGACGCTAAAGATGGTGATGTAATTGAATTATTGCCTGGAACTTATTTTTCAAAAGACAATCCTTTTATTTGCACCATCGGTAGAAATATTACCCTTATTGGGAAATCAGCCCACAAAAATGACACCACAATATATGCCAGCTTTACCATTGGAGACCAAAATATTATTATTTTCAAAAATCTCAATATTAGTTACACTGCCAATGGCGAGAATACCTTGTCTGCTTATGATGGAGCTAAAGTTTACGGTAATAATATTACAATCAATCGCCAAACAAGCGACGACTGGGATACTATTTACGGACAAAATTCTTTCTTCTCTTTTAAAGATTCAGAAATCTTAACTGGTAGAAAAGTTAAAGCCATTGGCATATCACTTGAAAAGAGTAAATTGTTTGCCGACAATACTTCCATTCAGCTTTTGTTCCAAAAAAATTCTCAGACTCTTTTAAGGGATACTAAAATTTACCATAAAATCGAATTAAGACGACATTCTAGTCTATATTTTAAAGATTTAACAATTGATTCCAGTAAAGTCCGTGTCAAAAACGATCTAGCTGTTAAAACTTCATCCAATATTTCTGGACAAAATCTAACTTTTTTACGGAAAAACCCTCAAATCAGAATTTTGAACAGTCGTTTTAATGTAGATCAATTTCAACCAAAACCCGAAATAATCCACTTCAAATTTGATCAAGATTCTCAAATTCAGGCTGATGGTAAATTACCAACCAATCATCAAACCTAA
- a CDS encoding trans-sulfuration enzyme family protein, translating into MSEFDTKLVHGKPQNDNNTGAVNVPIYNSSTYIYPSVDANVLYDYARSGNPTRNYLEEQMAMLEDGYKGFAFSSGSAAIHAVLAIFKPGDHLIIGKEIYGGTFRIINQFFKRWKIEFTAVDTQDPTAVEEAIRSNTKAIYFESFTNPLLHVTSVKAISKVAQKHHLLTIVDNTFLSPYLQRPLDLGGDIVVHSATKYLSGHSDVIAGIAVAKNKELAERIYFNQNSIGSTLSPEDSNLVRRGIQTLAVRMDRHLSNAKEIVEFLQKRPEIAKIYYPGIKGSKDFEIAKDEADGFGGIVSFELKEGLDSTKFVEGTNLIQLAVSLGAVESLIELPYKMTHAELSTEEQLKAGITHQLVRLSVGIEDPKDLIADLAQSLDKLN; encoded by the coding sequence ATGTCAGAGTTTGATACAAAGTTGGTTCATGGCAAACCGCAAAATGATAACAATACAGGAGCCGTCAATGTCCCAATTTATAATTCGTCAACTTATATTTATCCATCAGTTGATGCTAATGTTTTGTATGATTATGCCCGTTCGGGAAATCCAACCAGAAATTATCTTGAGGAACAAATGGCAATGTTAGAAGACGGTTATAAAGGATTCGCTTTTTCCTCTGGATCAGCTGCCATTCACGCAGTTTTGGCTATCTTTAAACCGGGAGATCATCTGATAATTGGAAAAGAAATCTATGGTGGAACTTTTAGGATCATCAATCAATTCTTCAAGCGATGGAAAATAGAGTTCACAGCTGTCGATACTCAAGATCCAACTGCGGTTGAAGAAGCAATTAGGTCAAATACTAAGGCAATATACTTTGAAAGTTTTACTAATCCTTTGTTACATGTCACTAGTGTGAAAGCAATTTCTAAAGTAGCACAGAAGCATCATCTTTTAACAATCGTTGACAATACCTTTTTATCGCCATATTTACAACGTCCCCTCGATTTAGGAGGTGACATTGTGGTTCATTCAGCCACAAAGTATCTCAGTGGTCATTCTGATGTGATTGCGGGAATAGCGGTGGCTAAGAACAAAGAATTGGCTGAAAGAATTTATTTCAATCAAAATAGCATTGGCTCAACTTTGTCACCAGAAGATTCCAATTTGGTTCGTCGTGGGATTCAGACTTTAGCGGTGAGAATGGATCGTCATTTGAGCAATGCTAAAGAAATTGTGGAATTCTTACAGAAACGTCCAGAAATCGCTAAGATTTATTATCCAGGAATTAAGGGTAGTAAAGATTTCGAGATTGCTAAAGATGAAGCAGATGGTTTTGGTGGCATTGTTTCGTTTGAATTGAAAGAAGGATTGGATTCAACAAAATTTGTTGAAGGAACTAATTTGATTCAATTAGCCGTTAGTTTGGGCGCTGTGGAAAGTTTAATTGAATTGCCATATAAGATGACACATGCCGAATTATCGACTGAGGAGCAATTAAAGGCTGGTATTACGCACCAATTAGTACGATTGTCAGTTGGAATTGAAGATCCAAAAGATCTGATTGCTGATTTAGCACAGAGCTTGGATAAATTGAACTAA
- a CDS encoding type 1 glutamine amidotransferase domain-containing protein, whose amino-acid sequence MSKIIAVMANSVEDIEYSFPAQALKDAGHSVTLVGAQANEKLTGKHGTEFTTDKGIDDINFDDYDALLIPGGFSPDNLRSDDRFVKLAKKFLLTDKPVFSICHGPQLLIQTGLVKGRTLTSYETVQTDLYYAGGIVKDEPVVIDRHLITSRTPDDLEAFNEAIVNELA is encoded by the coding sequence ATGAGTAAAATTATTGCAGTAATGGCAAACAGTGTTGAAGATATTGAATATAGTTTCCCAGCCCAAGCACTTAAGGACGCCGGACATTCAGTTACTTTAGTCGGTGCACAAGCCAACGAAAAATTAACTGGTAAACATGGCACTGAATTTACAACTGACAAAGGTATTGATGACATCAACTTTGATGATTACGATGCATTATTGATACCCGGTGGCTTCTCACCTGATAATCTACGTAGTGATGACCGTTTTGTTAAATTAGCTAAAAAGTTCTTGCTAACCGACAAACCAGTCTTCTCAATCTGTCACGGTCCACAACTATTGATTCAAACTGGATTAGTTAAGGGTAGAACTTTAACTTCGTACGAGACAGTTCAAACTGACCTTTATTATGCTGGTGGTATTGTTAAGGATGAGCCAGTCGTAATTGATCGTCATTTAATCACAAGTCGTACGCCTGATGATTTAGAGGCCTTCAACGAGGCTATTGTTAACGAATTAGCTTAG
- a CDS encoding S-ribosylhomocysteine lyase: MAKVESFTLDHTKVKAPYVRLITVEHGAKGDTISNFDLRLVQPNENAIPTAGLHTIEHLLAGLLRDRLDGVIDCSPFGCRTGFHLITWGEHSTTEVAEALKSSLDAIANDIEWKDVQGTDKYSCGNYRDHSLFSAKEWSKQILEDGISDDPFERHVI; the protein is encoded by the coding sequence ATGGCAAAAGTAGAAAGCTTCACATTAGATCACACAAAGGTAAAGGCACCTTACGTTAGATTGATTACGGTAGAACACGGAGCAAAAGGAGACACAATTTCTAATTTTGATTTGCGTCTAGTTCAACCAAATGAAAATGCAATTCCTACTGCTGGATTGCATACAATCGAACATCTCTTAGCTGGGTTATTACGAGACAGATTGGATGGCGTGATTGACTGTTCACCATTTGGATGCCGAACTGGTTTTCATTTGATTACTTGGGGTGAGCATTCAACAACCGAGGTGGCAGAGGCCTTAAAGAGTTCACTTGATGCTATTGCTAATGATATTGAATGGAAAGATGTTCAAGGAACAGATAAGTATAGCTGTGGTAATTATCGTGATCACTCATTGTTCTCAGCTAAAGAGTGGTCAAAGCAAATTCTTGAAGATGGAATTTCTGACGATCCTTTTGAACGCCATGTGATTTAG
- a CDS encoding thiamine diphosphokinase — translation MRRVNILLGGPKTEYPDELSQSIKAIPGPWVGADRGGLYLLENGIIPEIAIGDFDSISKKEQKLLRENVPDFKKFPPEKDDSDSELCLLAAREKFNAQEYYVYGATGGRIDHFLINLFLPFDPRFLDFYDKLYYKSGTNTIRFFRPGRYTVYHENSMKYIAFVNLGPVTHLNIYDAKYKLDDFSAGHPVSWASNEFLSETIDFSFQSGIVAVIQSKDKN, via the coding sequence ATGAGACGTGTAAATATTCTTTTAGGTGGTCCCAAAACTGAATATCCTGATGAATTGAGTCAAAGTATCAAAGCAATACCCGGACCTTGGGTCGGAGCTGATCGTGGTGGACTCTATTTGCTAGAAAATGGCATAATTCCAGAGATTGCTATTGGAGACTTTGATTCTATCAGTAAAAAAGAGCAGAAGCTTTTAAGAGAAAACGTACCTGATTTTAAAAAATTTCCGCCTGAAAAAGATGATTCCGATTCAGAATTATGTCTCTTAGCTGCAAGAGAAAAATTCAATGCTCAGGAGTATTACGTTTACGGGGCTACCGGAGGTCGAATCGATCATTTTCTGATCAATTTGTTTTTACCATTCGATCCGAGATTTTTAGATTTTTACGATAAACTGTATTATAAGTCGGGAACCAATACTATTCGCTTCTTTAGACCGGGACGTTATACGGTTTATCATGAAAATAGTATGAAATACATTGCCTTCGTAAATCTTGGACCCGTGACCCATTTAAATATTTATGATGCTAAGTATAAATTAGACGATTTTAGTGCAGGACACCCAGTAAGTTGGGCCAGTAATGAATTTCTGAGTGAGACAATTGATTTCAGCTTTCAGAGTGGAATCGTTGCAGTAATTCAAAGTAAAGATAAAAATTAA
- the rpe gene encoding ribulose-phosphate 3-epimerase: protein MTVKIAPSILSADIMNLERDVKLAEQAGADLFHIDIMDGHFVPNMSFSPSVVAGMRQVTDKPLDVHLMIENPDAYIKPIVDAGADTILVHAESTQHIYRSIDLIKSLGVKAGVVVNPGTPLETVKELFPVIDQILVMTVNPGFGGQKFITNMTKKIQRLDQLRQTAADDDFEIEVDGGVNNETIAKCAHAGADIFVAGSYLFGQNDITERVDNLRSLAVNAKQ from the coding sequence ATGACAGTAAAAATTGCACCTTCAATTTTGTCTGCAGATATTATGAACCTTGAACGTGATGTTAAATTAGCCGAGCAAGCAGGGGCAGATTTGTTCCATATTGATATTATGGATGGTCACTTTGTACCCAATATGTCCTTTAGTCCTAGCGTAGTAGCAGGGATGCGCCAAGTTACGGACAAACCACTTGATGTTCATTTGATGATTGAAAATCCTGATGCTTACATCAAACCAATAGTTGATGCTGGAGCCGATACGATTCTAGTCCATGCCGAGAGTACGCAACATATTTATCGTTCAATTGATTTGATCAAGAGTTTAGGCGTTAAAGCTGGAGTAGTAGTTAATCCGGGAACGCCTTTGGAAACGGTTAAGGAATTATTCCCAGTGATTGATCAGATTCTAGTTATGACTGTAAATCCTGGCTTTGGTGGTCAAAAATTTATTACTAATATGACTAAAAAAATTCAACGTCTTGATCAATTGCGTCAAACAGCAGCTGACGATGATTTTGAAATTGAAGTTGATGGTGGAGTAAATAACGAGACAATTGCAAAATGTGCCCATGCAGGAGCTGATATTTTTGTAGCTGGTTCATATTTATTCGGTCAAAATGATATTACAGAACGTGTAGATAATCTTAGATCTTTGGCTGTGAATGCAAAACAATGA
- the rsgA gene encoding ribosome small subunit-dependent GTPase A has translation MEKTGRIIKSISGFYDVFDNESEEIVRTRARGNFRKRKIKPLVGDKVSFDATGDLGYILEILPRENSLVRPPIANVDQAIVVTSAAEPNFSSNLLDKILVNIEHNRIEPVIFLTKADLLSDDKYVELKQDLLGYHQAGYLVFDDQDSYNSQQLDKLKATFADKVTVFTGQSGAGKSTLLNHIDTELGLATAAISQTLNRGKHTTRQVSLFNICEGLVADTPGFSSIDLMEITPEELPTLFPEFLDYRDGCQFRGCRHVNEPGCEVKKALSEGKIMQSRYDNYLYFLNEINSYKKRY, from the coding sequence ATGGAAAAAACAGGACGAATCATAAAATCAATCAGTGGTTTTTATGACGTTTTTGATAATGAAAGTGAAGAAATAGTCAGGACTCGGGCACGAGGTAATTTTCGGAAGCGTAAAATCAAACCTTTAGTGGGCGATAAAGTCTCATTTGACGCTACAGGAGATTTGGGTTACATACTAGAGATCTTGCCACGAGAAAATAGTCTTGTGCGTCCACCGATTGCTAACGTCGATCAGGCAATCGTTGTAACTTCGGCAGCTGAACCAAACTTTTCTAGCAATTTGTTAGATAAGATTTTGGTCAATATTGAACATAATCGAATCGAACCAGTGATTTTTTTGACAAAAGCGGACTTGTTATCAGATGATAAATATGTTGAACTCAAACAAGACTTACTTGGTTATCATCAGGCTGGATATTTAGTTTTTGACGACCAAGATAGCTATAATTCACAGCAATTGGACAAATTAAAAGCCACTTTTGCTGATAAAGTAACAGTCTTTACGGGACAATCTGGTGCGGGTAAGTCTACGTTGTTGAATCATATTGACACGGAGTTAGGATTGGCGACAGCAGCTATTTCCCAGACTTTAAATCGTGGTAAACATACGACTAGACAAGTTTCTCTATTTAACATTTGTGAGGGTTTAGTTGCCGATACGCCAGGATTTTCTTCGATTGATTTGATGGAGATAACACCAGAAGAATTGCCGACCTTGTTTCCAGAATTCTTAGATTATCGTGATGGTTGTCAATTTAGAGGTTGTCGTCACGTCAATGAACCGGGATGTGAAGTTAAAAAAGCTTTGTCAGAAGGTAAGATAATGCAAAGTCGCTATGACAATTATCTTTACTTTTTGAATGAAATTAATTCATACAAAAAAAGATATTGA
- the pknB gene encoding Stk1 family PASTA domain-containing Ser/Thr kinase codes for MEKGYLVGGRYEILGTLGEGGMANVYLANDTLLNRKVAVKALRYDLQDDESVKRRFAREAKATSGLSNPNIVNVLDVGNDSGMQYIVIEYVDGPNLKKYIRNHYPIPYHEVVDIMIQICMAVSDAHEHGIIHRDLKPENILVDEAKDPIQVKVSDFGIALALSERSITRTNSLLGSVHYMSPEQIKGRSATVLSDIYALGIILFELITKHVPFTGDTAVTVALKHSKEEMPDLRKIDPNIPQPLENAVLKATAKDPDQRYQSVKEMCNDLSTCLMPKRADEPKFIPTPINNLEETRVMEPLDSTDDDAAVPKHTPKKISRKKRIIILISLVPLVLILFVVAMIIKSNQETTVPDLYNLTMKQASVMLKSSNLQVGDLSKENDDDVEAGHVIKSIPAKGLKLKNGAQVNLVVSLGATYYKMPKLVGKQYEDISDNLKKRGFKVKVKYKATNEYEAGTILKQSIPKGKKVVTKDKSLTLTIAKVKTVKPKMVKVRDLNGYNLKSIQDYASEADLTLDVSYEYSDDVDSGLLISQNPAANSTISQGGTLSVVMSKGKEPDKSTTSDKDDDNDSDSKDDSDSTDDSDSTDDSDSSSSTSTVTKDITIPYDTNGNNSVTIYISDAAHNITTAYRTMTITQDTPVTLSFNLKDGQTGSYVVERDNKTVLGGSVK; via the coding sequence ATGGAGAAGGGTTACCTAGTAGGCGGTCGTTATGAGATTCTAGGTACGCTTGGTGAAGGTGGTATGGCGAATGTCTATTTAGCCAACGACACTTTATTAAATCGTAAAGTTGCAGTCAAAGCTTTAAGATATGACCTTCAAGATGATGAATCAGTCAAAAGAAGGTTTGCTCGTGAAGCTAAAGCAACTAGTGGTCTCTCCAATCCTAATATCGTTAATGTTTTGGATGTTGGAAATGATAGTGGTATGCAATACATTGTAATTGAATATGTTGATGGCCCGAATTTGAAGAAGTATATTAGGAATCACTATCCGATCCCCTATCATGAAGTTGTCGATATTATGATACAAATCTGTATGGCTGTTTCTGATGCGCATGAACACGGAATTATTCATCGTGATTTGAAACCAGAAAATATCTTGGTTGATGAAGCTAAAGATCCAATTCAAGTTAAAGTTTCTGATTTTGGAATTGCTTTAGCATTGAGTGAACGTTCGATCACGAGAACCAATTCCTTGTTAGGATCGGTTCACTACATGTCGCCAGAACAAATCAAAGGACGCTCAGCAACTGTTTTGTCCGATATTTATGCTTTAGGAATAATTTTATTTGAATTGATAACTAAGCATGTTCCATTTACAGGAGATACAGCGGTTACTGTCGCTTTGAAGCATTCTAAGGAAGAAATGCCAGATTTGCGTAAGATAGATCCAAACATTCCTCAACCTTTGGAGAACGCAGTTTTAAAGGCCACAGCGAAGGATCCAGATCAGCGTTATCAATCTGTTAAAGAAATGTGCAATGATCTCAGCACTTGTCTGATGCCTAAACGAGCTGATGAACCTAAATTCATACCGACCCCAATCAATAATTTAGAAGAAACACGTGTGATGGAACCGCTGGATAGTACCGATGATGATGCTGCAGTTCCAAAACATACGCCTAAAAAGATCAGTCGTAAGAAGCGAATTATTATTTTGATTTCCTTGGTACCATTAGTCTTGATTTTGTTTGTAGTAGCAATGATAATCAAGAGCAATCAAGAGACGACCGTTCCAGACTTATATAATTTAACAATGAAACAAGCTTCAGTAATGTTAAAAAGTTCTAACCTTCAAGTCGGTGATTTGTCAAAAGAAAACGATGATGATGTTGAAGCAGGACATGTGATCAAATCAATCCCAGCAAAAGGGTTAAAATTAAAAAATGGTGCTCAAGTGAATCTAGTTGTTAGCCTTGGAGCAACTTATTATAAAATGCCAAAATTAGTTGGCAAACAGTATGAGGATATTTCCGATAATTTGAAGAAGCGTGGCTTTAAGGTCAAAGTTAAATATAAAGCTACGAATGAATATGAAGCTGGAACTATTTTGAAGCAGAGCATTCCTAAGGGCAAAAAAGTAGTCACTAAAGATAAATCCTTGACACTGACAATTGCTAAGGTCAAGACAGTCAAACCTAAGATGGTTAAAGTACGGGATTTAAATGGATATAATCTTAAGAGCATTCAAGATTATGCTAGTGAAGCCGATTTGACCTTGGATGTGTCATATGAGTATTCGGATGATGTGGATTCTGGACTTTTGATTAGTCAAAATCCAGCCGCTAATAGTACAATAAGTCAAGGCGGTACGTTGAGTGTTGTCATGTCGAAGGGTAAAGAGCCTGATAAGTCTACTACTAGCGATAAAGATGATGACAATGATAGTGATAGTAAAGATGATAGCGATAGTACTGATGATAGCGATAGTACTGATGATAGCGATAGTTCATCATCGACTAGTACCGTCACAAAAGATATTACGATTCCTTATGATACTAATGGGAATAATAGTGTCACAATTTACATTTCAGATGCTGCACACAATATAACAACCGCTTATAGAACAATGACCATTACGCAAGATACACCAGTAACATTGAGTTTTAATTTGAAAGATGGACAAACTGGATCATATGTAGTTGAACGAGATAATAAAACTGTTCTTGGTGGTTCAGTCAAATAG